TCGCGGCCGGGGTGTCGCTCAGTTGCAGGTGCGAGAAGCCGTGATTGGCGATGACATGGCCGGCCCGCGCATAGGCGGCGATCCGCCGCTCGCCGCCCTTCCCCTCCGGCTTGGCGAGCGAGCCGGGATTGACGAAGAACGCCGCGCCGCGAACCTCGCCCTGGTCGAGCGCCGCGATGATCCGGCGGGTGCGCTCATCGGGCGAATACCAGGCGCCGGGGGCGCGTGGCACGTCGTCGAAGGTGAGCGCGATCAGCTTCTCGGCATGCGCCGGCACGGCGATGAACAGCGCCAGGAGGAACAACGCGCATGCGCGTGCCCGGGTCGGGCGGCCGGTCATGGCGCTGGTGATCCGCATCGCATCCTCTCCCGTCCTGCTCGTGCCGGTATCCGGTTACATCTGCAACTAGCCGCGCGGGATGGCGCCCGCAACGTCCTGTAGCGCGGCAAGGTCGCCCGCGGTGTTGATGTTGGCAAGCGGCGGCGCTTCGACGAACGCAGCGCCGCATGCCGCCGCCCAGCCGCGCATCGACCGCCGCGGATCGGTGGCGACGAACGCGTCGAGCTGCGCCGAGAGCCCGGCGGGCCAGATGCCGATGATCGGCAGCGTCTCGACCAGCGTGGGGCCCGGGCGGGCCGCAAGATCGGCGAGCAGCGCGGCCGGGATCGCGGGCGTGTCGCAGCCGACCGACAGCACCGCACGCGCGCCGATCGCCTGCGCATGATGAAGCGCACCGGCCAGCCCACCGAGCGGTCCGAGATCCGGCAATGGCCGATCCGGAACCGAGGCAACGCCCGGCCACTCGCGCCCGACGACGACCAACGCGCCGCAATGCGGCGTCAGCGCGGCGAGTGCATGGTCGATCAGTGCGCGCCCTTCGAACAGCGCCGCGCCCTTGTCGCCGCCGAACCGGCTCGACCGACCGCCAGCGAGCACCGCACCCAGGATCACGCCGTCACCTCCAGCATCGCATCGGCGCGCGCGAGCACGACGAGGCGCAGCCCCGCCGCCCGCGCCCGCTCGATCGCAAGCGCCGTCGGAGCGGAAACGGTGACGAGCAGCGGACAATCCGCCAGCGCCGCCTTCTCGACCAGCTCGTACGAGCAGCGCGAGGACAAGAGCGCGAAGCCGCCGTCCCAGCCCAGCCCTTCGCGCGCCATCGCGCCGATCAGCTTGTCGAACGCATTGTGCCGCCCGACATCCTCGCGGGCGAGGCGGATCGTGCCGTCGGCGGCAACCAGCGCCGCGGCATGGACCCCGCCAGTCGCAGCATTCAGCGGCTGATGGTCGCGAAGCGCGCCGAGCGCCGCAAAGATCGCGGCGTCGCTCGCCGCGCTTCTGGTCGTCACTCGCGGCAGCGGGCGAAGCGCCTGTTCGAGATTCTCGATCCCGCACAGTCCGCACGAACTCTCGGACACACGGTGGCGAACGCGATCGGCGACGCGAGCGGCGCGATCGGGTGCGAGCGCCGCACGAACGATGATCCCGCGCTCGGTCGGATGCACGTCGATGTCGAGCAATTCGCTCGCGGCCTCCACCAATCGCTCGGCAAGCGCGAAGCCGGTGACAAGGTCGGACAGGTCGGCGGGCGTCGCCATCAGGACGGCATAGCCGATGCCGTTGAACTCGATCGCGACCGGTGTCTCCTCGGCCACGACCCGCTCGATCGGTTCACGCATATCGGCGGCGGCGATTCGATCGAACGAGAAAATACCGGCTCCAGCCATCGCCCACCCTGTCCCGGTTCGAGGCCGAGAGACAAGTCATTTGGCACCCGCTCACGATGAGCCCCGGATCGTTACGCCCAAAGTCCACAATATTGGGTAGGCGCCATGCCAGCGCGCGACAAAATCGTCGACGATCGCTGCTTAACACCGCATTCGTCACGTTGCTTTATGTAAGAACCGTGCGTAAGATCCGAATCGGAGGAGATAAATCCTCCGATCGTCGCCAGCTTGTACGCTCGTCACGACGGCGATCCCTACAGCGTTTGCCGCACCGGCCTGTCGCGTTTTCGTTCAACCTGTACGTGAAGGCGTGGCCGGGATGCTGTCCGGTTCCACGACGCTCAAGTTGCGCCTTTGCCGAGTACATCGAGTTGAGGCAG
This is a stretch of genomic DNA from Sphingomonas sp. Y38-1Y. It encodes these proteins:
- the mobA gene encoding molybdenum cofactor guanylyltransferase, with the protein product MILGAVLAGGRSSRFGGDKGAALFEGRALIDHALAALTPHCGALVVVGREWPGVASVPDRPLPDLGPLGGLAGALHHAQAIGARAVLSVGCDTPAIPAALLADLAARPGPTLVETLPIIGIWPAGLSAQLDAFVATDPRRSMRGWAAACGAAFVEAPPLANINTAGDLAALQDVAGAIPRG
- the fdhD gene encoding formate dehydrogenase accessory sulfurtransferase FdhD, with the translated sequence MREPIERVVAEETPVAIEFNGIGYAVLMATPADLSDLVTGFALAERLVEAASELLDIDVHPTERGIIVRAALAPDRAARVADRVRHRVSESSCGLCGIENLEQALRPLPRVTTRSAASDAAIFAALGALRDHQPLNAATGGVHAAALVAADGTIRLAREDVGRHNAFDKLIGAMAREGLGWDGGFALLSSRCSYELVEKAALADCPLLVTVSAPTALAIERARAAGLRLVVLARADAMLEVTA